ATTGCCGTATTTCTTTTGCGTGGCCGAGAATAAGGGGCCGGGGGCGATGATGATGTTTTCCAGGCTGGCCCGGCGGTGCAGTTCCATGGCATCGACGCCGGCCGGCAATTCCACCCACAAAGCAAAGCCGCCCTCGGGCTGGGTCACTCGGGTGCCTTCGGGGAACAACAGGCTGACGGCGTTCACGGTCAATGCCACGTTGCGGGCATATTCCTGACGCACATGCCGCAGGTAGCGGTCGTAACCGCCTTGCTCCAACATGTGCGCGACTATCAATTGATTCAAGGTCGGCACCGCCTGGTGTTTCATGTATTTCAGGTTTTCCACCCGCGCCATGTAGCGGCCCGGCACCAGCCAGCCGACGCGCATGCCCGGTGACAGGGTCTTTGCGAAGGAGTTGCAATACAACACCTGGCCGTTCCGGCTCCAGGCTTTGCAAACCGAAGGCCGGCGAGAACCAAAGCCCAGGTCGCCGTAGACGTCATCCTCGACCAGAGGAATCTGATGTTTTTCCAGCAAAGCCACTAAGGCTTCCTTGCGCTCGTCGCTCATGCACGATCCGAGCGGATTGTTATAATTGGAAACGATCAAACAGGCCTTGATCGGCCATTGCTCGATGGCCATTTGCAAGGCATCCAGCGACAAGCCGTCGCGCGGATGCGTGGGGATCTCCAACGCCTCCATGCCGCAGGATTCGATGACTTGCAACAAACCGTAAAAGGTTGGCGATTCGATGGCAATCAAATCACCCGGTTCGCAAACGGCCATTAACGCCAACCTGACCGCTTCGCGCGCGCCGTGGGTAATAACAATATCGTCCGGGCTGTCGGCGCATTGCAGTTCCACCATGCGCTTGGCGATTTGCCGACGCAGTTCCTGATTGCCTAGCAATTCGTCGGCGTCGAAACAGCGCTTACCAAAAGTGCGCGACACCTTGCCGGTGGCTTGTTGTAGCGCATGGGTGGGTAAAAAATCGGCATGCGGCACCGACGAACCCAGGTTGATCTGATACGGGTCTTTGGCGGCGCGGAGGATTTGCCGGGTCAGCGATTGACCGGTGACCTTGGCCGGGGTAACCGGCGCATCGGAGACTTCCGGTTCCACAATCGCCTGCCGACGAAAGCCGCTGACATAGTAGCCGGAACGCAAGCGCGCCTGAATCCTGCCGCTGTCTTCCAACAGTCGGTAGGCTTCCAGTGCGGTTGAGATGCTGACATGCAATTGCTGACTCAACTTCCTGACGCCGGGCAGTTTTTCGCCTGGTTTGTAAACACCCTGCTCGATATGCGCAATCACCGTATCCGCGACGGTTTCGTATAAGTGTTTCATGTATTTATCCAGGTTAATCGATGCGTCTGTGCCGAGCATTCGCTGGTTTTGGTTGGATCAGGAACCGCCATTATAGAGTGAAGCCTATGCTCGCCGTGCCACACCGATTGACGATTACACTTCAGCCACTGCCTTAGCCGCCAATTTACGCTGAATCACATCCGCCAAATACCGGGCATCGTCGGCAATCCCCAGGAACCGCCCGGAACCCCAGGTATGCAACCAGGGCAAACCGATAAAATACAGACCATCCACGTTGCTGACGCCGCGATCGTATTGCGGAAAGCCGCGGCCATCGAAGGCGGACAACTCTATCCAGCGGTAGTTCGGTCTAAAACCAATCGCCCAGATGATGCTGGTGATATTTTCGGCATCGGCATCAATGCGGGTAGGATCAAACTCGGGTTCCCAGACTTTGCGGAACGGCGGCTCGACCGGTGCATCGATATTGTGTTCGGCGATGTAGCGGTCGATGTCGTTGCGGATATTGACGTAGATTTCGTCGGCGTCATCCAGGTTTTTGGTCAAATCGGGCAAGAACTCCAATGTGCTGCCGTCGATATTGGCCATGCTGCCGTAAAGTTTTACGCCTTCCAAGGCAAACTGGCGCAAGTCGATTTCGTGACCACCAGCGCGCCCCGTCAGGTAATGATTGGTTTTATGCTTGGCTTCGTCGCCCAAGGGATGGCGGTCTATGGTCAATTGATAAAAGCCCAGGTCAAACAACCATTCGGTGGTTTCGCGGCCGCGATACAGGCGCGGCGAACGCGGGGCGCTACCGACCGCAAGATGCACCTTGCGACCGGCCAGGTGCAGGTCTTCCATTAACTGCACGCCGGATTGGCCTGTGCCCACCACCAGCACTTCACCTTCCGGCAGTTGGTCTGGGTTGCGGTAATTGACCGAATGAATCTGGGTGATGTGTTTGGGCAGGCTGTGGGCATAGTCGGGCACGATAGGAATATCGTAGCCGCCGGTTGCTACGACCAGATGGTCGGCGGAAAACTCGCCGGCCGAGGTGCTGACATGCAATTTGCCTTGCTCGCCACGCCAGACCCGATTCACCGCGACACCTTCCATTACAGGCGCATCTACTTTTTTAGCGAAAGCTTCAATATAAGCGACGATTTCATCTTTCAGCATAAAGCCTTGCGGATCGTCGCCCTGATAAGGAAAGTCAGGCAGTTGGCATTGCCAGTTTGGGGTGACCAAACAAAAACTATCCCAGCGGTCGTTACGCCAAGAGTGGCCGATGCGATTTTTTTCGAAGATGATGTGGCTGATGCCGTGCTTTTGCAGATTGTAACTGACGGACAAACCGGCCTGCCCGCCGCCAACGATAATCGTGTCATAGTGCAGACGGGTATTTTCTGATTTTTCTTTCATGGCGTCCTCGTGGTTATGAGTTGGGTGTGTTGTGTTGGGTTATTCGATGAACTCGGTCACGCTGACCTGGGGATTATCACTTTCCAAAAATTGGCTGGCCTTGGCTTCGATTTCCGCCAATTGGCTCATCGCGCTGGAGCAGGTGTAGCCGTATTTCTTCCGCACCCGCTCGCTGGCTATTTCCAAGGCCTCACGACTATGCTTGACGAACTCCGGTAAGGGATAAGTTTGGCCAACTTGGAAATAATCCTTAATCACCAGTGACGGCGAATAACACAGGCTTTCGGTTTGGTCCGGCCAGCGGACGCGGAAGCGCATTTCAGGCATATTGAGTTCCTTTGGCATTGATGAGTGAACGGTAAATTTCAAGATGGCTGTTGGCCGACTGCGCCCAGGAAAATTGCTCGCTTAAGCGCTTGGCGATTTTTGGCAAGTTATCCTTGGGGAAATCATCAATGGCAGCGTTCATTGCAATCGAAATTGCTGCGCTATCTTCTGGATCAGTCCAGATGCAGTCCTGAATATGCAAATAATCAGTAAACGGCGGCCGTAGCGAAACAATGGCCGGCGTGCCGGAGATAATGGCTTCCAGTACCACCAGACCAAAACCCTCGGTCAGCGATGGAAACACCAGTGCATCAGCCAGACGGAACAAACCCGGCATGTCGTCATCGGGCAACGGGCCGGTGACGATCAAAGCTTGGCCGGGTCCATCCTGCAGACCGCTCTCGGTGACAGCGGCATTGAAGCGCTGGCGATACTCGTGATGATTCAACAAACTAGCGCCGCCGACGATGATCAACTGGGCATTGGGGCGCTGCTGCAAAACCTGGCGGAATGCGGCGAAGATGCTTAAGGTGTTTTTGCGCGCCTCAATGCCGCCGACCGCCAGAAAGATCGGCCCACCACGCGTCAAGCCCAACGACTGGCGCAGTGTTTCGTCATTGGCTTGTGGCATGGGGGAATAGCGCTGGGTATCAACGCCGTTATTGACTTGCATGGCGGCGATACGATGCTGGTTGAGCAACTTGTCCTGCCAATCGCGGCTGACGCACAAGACTTGTTGCGCGGCCAGGAACGAGCGGCTTTGCCACGCTGCCAACGAACTATCGTCGAAAGGATCCAGATGATGCACGGTGCGGATGAAACCATCGATAATGCCGCGTTCGCCGAGTTGGGCCATCGCGCAACCGCTGATGGCATCCTGAGCGTGGTAAATATCGAACGTGTCGGCATCGGATCGGCTGAAGTAATCGATATAAGCCTGAATGCGTTGACCGACAGCGGCGACCAAATCGCCGCTCAATGTGGGTAGCGGTATCAGGGTTGTCTGACAGTGCGCGGCGCGAAAGAAGTTTTTGCCGGGTTCCGCTGCGGCTATCAAAGTCACGTCGTGCCCCAAATCCTGCAAGGCCTCCGCCAACTGCATCGCGTGTACCACACCGCCGCGCGGGTTGACGGAATGGGTCAGCATGGCAATTCGTAGTCTTTGCATGACTAGCCCTGCCGTTTTGGGCCGCAGCCGATCAAGGGTTCGCGGTTTAAATCCCAGAGTAGTTGTTCTTCGTCGCCGGCTTTCAGCGTTAGCCGGCGGCTATCGTCAGTTTTGCCGACTGCCGCGCAAGCGATGCCGCGCTGCTTAAACAGTTCGATCACGGCTACACAGTCAACCGCATCGACGCTCAGCACAAAGCCGTAGCTGGGAAAGCAGCGCAACCACCTTTCCAAATCAATCTCAGCTGGGCGCGGTATCGCGTTGATGTCGATCACTCCGCCTAAGTCGGAGCATTCCAGCAGCATCAACAATGTGCCGATGACACCGGCATTGCTGATGTCCTTGGCCGACGCGCATAAATCAGTTTCAGCCAGTGTTGGCAATAACTCCAAATCCTGGCGCAAGCGTTCGGGTGGTGCGCCAGTGCTGGCATCCCACCATAGATACGGTTCGCGAAAGTGGCCGCGCAAATCAATCGCCGCCAAAAGAATCTGTTCGGGTTTGGCGGCAAAACTGCTCAGCAGCCGTTTGGCGCGACCTAGAATAGCTACCGACAATTGCGGGACATCGTTCCTTAAATTGGTATGGCCGCCGACCACCGGTACGCCGTAGACTTGCGCGGCGGTCGCCAGACCACCCAGAATCGGCTTGGCTTGGTTTTCGCCGTTGCTCCAGATCGCATCGAGGACGGCGATAGGCCGACCGCCCATGGCATAAATATCGCTGACATTGACCATCACCCCGCAATACCCGGCAAACCAGGGTTGGCTGGCAACAAAGTCGTTCAGGTAGCCTTCGCAGGCCAGCAATAGATAGCCGTCAGCATCGGGGATGGCCGCGCAGTCGTCGCCTACGACGATCTCCGCTTCGGCATGCCGAGGTAAATGCTGCATGACGCGGGCAATATCGCGTTTATGCGCCAGTCCTGAGCCTTGGCGGATTCGGAGCGTCAAATCAGCCAGCCAGGTCATGCCGCAATCCGATTGGTGGTAACAAAACCGATAGCGCCGTCCGCATACGGTGGATACCAAGCCAGGTCTGCTTGCATCAGATAATGCGGCCGCCCATGCACCGAGATTTCCGCTAAGGATTTCCAGTGCAGGCGGCGAAATAGTAATTGGTTGCGGCTTTGCACCTGTGCCAGAAAGCTATTGCAGCCTTGAGCGTGTGCTGAAGTGACCGCCAATTTGATCAACGCCGCGCCGAGACTGCCTTGTTTGCGATAGTCTTGATCCACCGCCAACCTCGAGCCCCACCAAACGCCGGGCTTTTCCTGATGAATCCGCACGGTGCCCACAACCCGATCCGGCAGACCGGCGACGCAGGCGATGGCGACGATGGGCGTGGCGATGTTGTCAATGTCGTCCAGATCGTCGCCGGCAAAAATACCTTGTTCCTCACAGAACACCGCCTGGCGCAGCGCCAGCATTTGTTTGCGCTCCCAATCCTCGGTGACGAATTTGATCAGGTAGGTGTTGGCAAAAAACGGTTTAAAGTTGGCTATCCACATCTCACACCTCATAACTGGCCAGTGCCGAGCAGGCGGCGCACTTGGCGCAACCGGCTTTCATGTCTTGGGATAGCAAGTTTGCCTGCTTTAGCATCGTCCCCAATTGCGGCAGGATTTTCGCCATAAAGCCTGGCGTCGGCGCCGGATGGTTTGCCAAGGGCGTGCCGGTAATGGGTACGAATGGCACGACGAAGGGGTAAACGCCTTTGGCTATCAACCGTTCGGAGACCGACAAAATCGCTTCCGGCGTGTCGCCCAAACCCACCAGGATGTAGGTACTCACCTGGCCACGACCGAACACTGCAACCGCGGCGTCGAAGGCATCCATGTAACGTTCCATAGCAACACCGGCCTTGCCGGGCATGATGCGGGCACGAACTTCGGGTGTAACCGCTTCCAGATGCATGCCCAAACTGTCTAATCCGGCGGCTTTCATGCGTTCGAACCAGATGTCGTCGTCCGGCGGCTCGCATTGGCCTTGAATGGGTAGATCGACTACCGCTTTAACGGCTTCAGCACTTTCGCAGAGCAGTGCCGCGCCCCTATCCGTTAGATTCGGCGTGCCGGTGGTCATGACCATGTGCTTGACCTGATCCAGTTCCACCGCTGCTTTTGCTACCTCGGCCAGTTGTTCAGGCGTTTTGCGCAAAATGGTTTTGCCAGCTGCCAATGACTCACCGATGGCGCAGAACTGGCAGGATGTCTTGCGGTTACTGTAACGGATACAGGATTGCAGCAGCGTGGTCGCCAACACATCCGCCGAATGCAGTGTGGCGATTTGCGAATACGGAATGCCGTCGGCAGTCTGCAAATCGTAAAAACGGGGTTGGCGTGGAAATTCAATGTGGCTGACTACTACGCCGTCGCGGCGAATCGAGCTGATGCCGTGTGCATCCGGCCGGCTGGCGACGAACGGCGACTCACAAGCCGAGACCGTGGCAATCGGTATCATCACGGTTCGCCCAGCCAAATTTATGGCTTTGTGATCGGAAGGACCGGCGCCGCCACGGCGACCGGTTACGCCAACTTCGCAGCCTTCCAGGCGTAAGCCTAAGGATTGCAGATCGGCGATCAGCTCTGCCAGGCCGACGTTAGTTTGTATTGATAGCGTCATCGCGGTCGCTCTCTTGGATGGGTTGAGATGAAACGGCTGGTCGTTCGCTGAACATCGGTGCCGCCGGGCTGTCGTCGATGCGCAGGCTGAGCAGTTCAGGCCGGGCGTAATGGCCGACTGAATCCATCATGCGCTTACGCTTGGTGATTAAATTCATATCAAGATCGGCGATCAATATGCCTTCGCCTTCACGCAAGGGTTCTACTACATGCTGACCTTCCGGCGAAATGATGGCGGTGCAGCAACCGCCGCGCAGGGCTTTCTGCAAGCTAGGGTCAGTAGTCACGGCGTCAATTTGCTCGTCACTGAGCCAGCCGGTGGCGTTGATGACAAAGCAGCCGGATTCCAAGGCGTGATGGCGGATCGTTACTTCAATTTGCTCGGCAAAGATGGGGCCAACCAAGGAGCCCGGAAACTGGCTGCAATGAATTTGTTCGTGCTGGGCCATCAACGCATAGCGGGCCAACGGGTTGTAATGTTCCCAGCAAGCCAAGGCGCCGATGCGGCCGATGCCGGTTTCCACGACCTTCAAACCAGAGGCATCACCCTGACCCCAGATCATACGTTCGTGATACGTCGGGGTAATCTTACGGCGTTTCAGCGCCAGACGGCCGGTTTCGTCGAATATCAGTTGCGTGTTGTACAAGCTGCCGTGGTCGCGCTCGTTAATCCCCAACACCACCACAATGCCGTGCGCCTTGGCTTGCGCCGCGACCGCGTCGGTGATTGGTCCCGGTACCGTCGGCGCGTAATCGTAAAGCTTCAAGTGCTCGCGGCCCTGGGTTACCGGCGGCAATACGAAGGAAAAATACGGGTAATAAGGCACAAAGGTTTCCGGGAATACCACGATTTGTGCGCCTTTCGCGGAGGCGTCGCTGATGGCTTGGCAAACCTTGTCGCCGGTGGCGGTGGCGGATTCGAACACCGGCGCGATCTGTACGGCGGCGGCTCTGACGATAGTGGGCATAGTCAAAACAAAATCTCCTGCTGCGAGTCAAAAAAGCCCGAACCTGGGTTCGGGCGAGTGCTGATGGCTGGAGGATTTACAGTGTCCAAGTATCCATAATGAAAGCGTTGTCGCGCTGATGGATCAGCACAATGTCTAACACGTCTAATGGGCTGATCGGTCTAATGCCCGGCAACAAGCTGGGTTCGCCATGACCGTATAAAGCTTGCAAGGCAAAGCGGCACGCATAGACTTTGCCGCCTTCTTCGATAAATTTGCCGATTTGATTAGCGTAGTTTTGGTGGCCGGGGAAAGATTCGTCGCCCAAACGCGGAAAGCCGCGTTGCAGCCCCAATGTCACACCCGGACCATACAGCAAGATGGAGGTTTCGAAGCCTTTGCGTTGCAAACGGGTAGCTTGCAACAAATTGACGAAACCTATCGATCCTTCAAATGCGACGGTGTGAAATTTGACCAAGGCCTTCTGGCCTGGCTCGGCTTTGACGTCTTCAAATACTTTTTCTTCGAAATCGACAAAACAATCGCCTTTTTGATGGGCCGGTACGGTGACTGCGGGCATGAAATTCTCCTGAATGTTAGTAAAAAATGTCCCGCATCGGAGGGATGGATGCAGGGAGGTATTCTGTTCGTCAACCGTTACCTGATCGACGGTGAATACTTTACTAACCCGGGGAAAAGCGAAACAGATTCAGTTTATCGCTTAATTATTAAGTACAGATTTAGCTAAAAGTGATCTGTATGGCTTGAAAATACGCACAACTGTTATGGTCAAATGTTGTCTGATCGGCATAGCTGTTGAACCTACCAATAAGTTCCTGCAGGCTTATTACCGATGTTGTTTACAAAACATAGAGGAAAATTGAAGGGCTTATTCCTTCTGATCAAGAGAGTTTTGTCCGCTTTGTATCTTAATGCAGCCAATTGACAACAAAGGCTGAGCGTCGAGTAGGGGTCGGTTGGGCTCAGTGACGAAAGACCGCTTTCAGGAATCGGAATTCATTGGCAGCTTTCCGGCGATGAGTCTGAAGAGCGGACGGTCGCCGAGCGACCCAAACCCGCCACTCAACCACAAACAAACTCTATGTCTGCTTAGCTGCAGATAGCTGCCAAACCCCTTACAGGTTTGGCAGACTTATATTGATGCCTATCTATCTTGCAGTTTTTCTAAACAAAAAACTTCGCCGCCAGTTTTAGAGCTTCCTCTATGCCGTTGGCTACCTTGGTGGCTATTTTCACGGAATGAACGATTTGCTCGATATTTTCTTTTACTTGCTTCAAGCGCACGATGGTGTTTTCAGCAAGCTGCTTCAACTCTAGGTATTCATCCGATCTACTTTTTATGTCCTCCTGATTCAGTTCGGTCAGAATGTGATAACAGGCGTCGGCTAGTGCGGTGATTTTATCGCCTGTAGCTTCATCTGCTGTCGACCAGTAGGCTTCGCGTAGTGCACCATGTAGATTGAAAATTGCGGTGTATAACGCTTGTTGTTCGTTTTCAGTATCGGTGGTCATCAGTGTCTCCTATCTGTTGTTATTTTTTCAAAGACTTATAACGGGCGCTCACTCGCTCGGCTTCGCTTTTCAGCAAACCAATCAAGCTATCCAATTCAGGTGCGTCATCATCGTAGGCTGTCAGCAATTTGCCGTGGGCAGCACGCAGGGTGCCCAGTGATTTATAAATACGTTCCAAGGTGTGATCGGCTTGTTCCTGGTCTTTGACTAAGTCTAACCAAGCTACCACTTCAGCGCGTTGTTCAACACTTGAAAAGCCGTTGGTTGTAGTTTTACCGGGCTTGGATTGACGGGAAATCCAAATGAAACGGTCTGCTAGGCGCTTATCGTAAGCTGCATATAATTGACTACGTAAACCACTCACCTCACGTTTGGCGCCAATATCTTTCTGCAATAAGGTCGTAATACGGGCAATTGAGGCATCGGCGTCACGGATGATCACTTTAGTTTCTTTAGTGCGTTTGTAGTCGATAAACAGTCTGGCAATTTCATTGATGCCGGTTGCCAATATACCGACATCGTTTTTGGTTAAGGGGCTACTTACCCCCAACAGATTTTGTAAGTCGGAGCTACTGGATAGACTGTTTAATGCGGCAGCAAACTTATCCACCTCGGCATCCAGATTTTGTTGCGGCGTGTCGCCCATAATTTCCGCCAGCAACCCGGCGTAATCGGCAAGGACACGCAGAACCGCCGCGCGAGCTTCGTATTGGTCATTGTCCAGAAATGGTTTTGAAACTGCCTTTGGGTCGACTTTGCCGCCCTGGCTGATAATGCCAACCGCCTCATCGGTAGCGGTTGCAATGTAAGCCTGATTAACCTGTTTAAACGCATCGGCGACATTTTCGGAAACATCGGTAGTAGCCGTCGCAAATGCTGAAATGCGTTGCGCGGTGTTGGGCGGGGTACAAGCCGCCAAGCACATAATCGCGGAAAATGCCCACACCGCAGATTTTGAAAAAGTTGGTTTTCGCATAGTCCTATCCTTTTAAAGTAGTTTGATCAAAACCCTGGCCTCAGTTAGCTTTAGCATCGTAGGAAATCTTGTGTTGAGTTTGCTTAGCCAACTCAGCATCGAAGGCCACTGGATCGTTGATTAATTTCATAGCCGCATTCATATGCCAGCGGCCCAATTCGCGGTAGGCGCCGTAACGTTTGGCATCGGAGTTGGCGGTCATGCCGGCGGTCGAATCCTGCGGGAATTTCCCCAAGCCATGATGCTCTTTATCGGTCGGATCGTAAGAATCGGCGATATAAGCCGCCACTTCGCATAAACCGG
The window above is part of the Methylomonas sp. ZR1 genome. Proteins encoded here:
- a CDS encoding MSMEG_0569 family flavin-dependent oxidoreductase, which gives rise to MKEKSENTRLHYDTIIVGGGQAGLSVSYNLQKHGISHIIFEKNRIGHSWRNDRWDSFCLVTPNWQCQLPDFPYQGDDPQGFMLKDEIVAYIEAFAKKVDAPVMEGVAVNRVWRGEQGKLHVSTSAGEFSADHLVVATGGYDIPIVPDYAHSLPKHITQIHSVNYRNPDQLPEGEVLVVGTGQSGVQLMEDLHLAGRKVHLAVGSAPRSPRLYRGRETTEWLFDLGFYQLTIDRHPLGDEAKHKTNHYLTGRAGGHEIDLRQFALEGVKLYGSMANIDGSTLEFLPDLTKNLDDADEIYVNIRNDIDRYIAEHNIDAPVEPPFRKVWEPEFDPTRIDADAENITSIIWAIGFRPNYRWIELSAFDGRGFPQYDRGVSNVDGLYFIGLPWLHTWGSGRFLGIADDARYLADVIQRKLAAKAVAEV
- a CDS encoding PLP-dependent aminotransferase family protein; translation: MKHLYETVADTVIAHIEQGVYKPGEKLPGVRKLSQQLHVSISTALEAYRLLEDSGRIQARLRSGYYVSGFRRQAIVEPEVSDAPVTPAKVTGQSLTRQILRAAKDPYQINLGSSVPHADFLPTHALQQATGKVSRTFGKRCFDADELLGNQELRRQIAKRMVELQCADSPDDIVITHGAREAVRLALMAVCEPGDLIAIESPTFYGLLQVIESCGMEALEIPTHPRDGLSLDALQMAIEQWPIKACLIVSNYNNPLGSCMSDERKEALVALLEKHQIPLVEDDVYGDLGFGSRRPSVCKAWSRNGQVLYCNSFAKTLSPGMRVGWLVPGRYMARVENLKYMKHQAVPTLNQLIVAHMLEQGGYDRYLRHVRQEYARNVALTVNAVSLLFPEGTRVTQPEGGFALWVELPAGVDAMELHRRASLENIIIAPGPLFSATQKKYGNFIRLSCAVPWNDRVEKALKKLGDIARDLLAENCQ
- a CDS encoding MSMEG_0570 family nitrogen starvation response protein, yielding MPEMRFRVRWPDQTESLCYSPSLVIKDYFQVGQTYPLPEFVKHSREALEIASERVRKKYGYTCSSAMSQLAEIEAKASQFLESDNPQVSVTEFIE
- a CDS encoding MSMEG_0567/Sll0786 family nitrogen starvation N-acetyltransferase — protein: MWIANFKPFFANTYLIKFVTEDWERKQMLALRQAVFCEEQGIFAGDDLDDIDNIATPIVAIACVAGLPDRVVGTVRIHQEKPGVWWGSRLAVDQDYRKQGSLGAALIKLAVTSAHAQGCNSFLAQVQSRNQLLFRRLHWKSLAEISVHGRPHYLMQADLAWYPPYADGAIGFVTTNRIAA
- a CDS encoding MSMEG_0568 family radical SAM protein, which encodes MTLSIQTNVGLAELIADLQSLGLRLEGCEVGVTGRRGGAGPSDHKAINLAGRTVMIPIATVSACESPFVASRPDAHGISSIRRDGVVVSHIEFPRQPRFYDLQTADGIPYSQIATLHSADVLATTLLQSCIRYSNRKTSCQFCAIGESLAAGKTILRKTPEQLAEVAKAAVELDQVKHMVMTTGTPNLTDRGAALLCESAEAVKAVVDLPIQGQCEPPDDDIWFERMKAAGLDSLGMHLEAVTPEVRARIMPGKAGVAMERYMDAFDAAVAVFGRGQVSTYILVGLGDTPEAILSVSERLIAKGVYPFVVPFVPITGTPLANHPAPTPGFMAKILPQLGTMLKQANLLSQDMKAGCAKCAACSALASYEV
- a CDS encoding sll0787 family AIR synthase-like protein — encoded protein: MTWLADLTLRIRQGSGLAHKRDIARVMQHLPRHAEAEIVVGDDCAAIPDADGYLLLACEGYLNDFVASQPWFAGYCGVMVNVSDIYAMGGRPIAVLDAIWSNGENQAKPILGGLATAAQVYGVPVVGGHTNLRNDVPQLSVAILGRAKRLLSSFAAKPEQILLAAIDLRGHFREPYLWWDASTGAPPERLRQDLELLPTLAETDLCASAKDISNAGVIGTLLMLLECSDLGGVIDINAIPRPAEIDLERWLRCFPSYGFVLSVDAVDCVAVIELFKQRGIACAAVGKTDDSRRLTLKAGDEEQLLWDLNREPLIGCGPKRQG
- a CDS encoding Nit6803 family nitrilase, with amino-acid sequence MPTIVRAAAVQIAPVFESATATGDKVCQAISDASAKGAQIVVFPETFVPYYPYFSFVLPPVTQGREHLKLYDYAPTVPGPITDAVAAQAKAHGIVVVLGINERDHGSLYNTQLIFDETGRLALKRRKITPTYHERMIWGQGDASGLKVVETGIGRIGALACWEHYNPLARYALMAQHEQIHCSQFPGSLVGPIFAEQIEVTIRHHALESGCFVINATGWLSDEQIDAVTTDPSLQKALRGGCCTAIISPEGQHVVEPLREGEGILIADLDMNLITKRKRMMDSVGHYARPELLSLRIDDSPAAPMFSERPAVSSQPIQESDRDDAINTN
- a CDS encoding MSMEG_0572/Sll0783 family nitrogen starvation response protein, translating into MPAVTVPAHQKGDCFVDFEEKVFEDVKAEPGQKALVKFHTVAFEGSIGFVNLLQATRLQRKGFETSILLYGPGVTLGLQRGFPRLGDESFPGHQNYANQIGKFIEEGGKVYACRFALQALYGHGEPSLLPGIRPISPLDVLDIVLIHQRDNAFIMDTWTL
- a CDS encoding MSMEG_0565 family glycosyltransferase, which codes for MQRLRIAMLTHSVNPRGGVVHAMQLAEALQDLGHDVTLIAAAEPGKNFFRAAHCQTTLIPLPTLSGDLVAAVGQRIQAYIDYFSRSDADTFDIYHAQDAISGCAMAQLGERGIIDGFIRTVHHLDPFDDSSLAAWQSRSFLAAQQVLCVSRDWQDKLLNQHRIAAMQVNNGVDTQRYSPMPQANDETLRQSLGLTRGGPIFLAVGGIEARKNTLSIFAAFRQVLQQRPNAQLIIVGGASLLNHHEYRQRFNAAVTESGLQDGPGQALIVTGPLPDDDMPGLFRLADALVFPSLTEGFGLVVLEAIISGTPAIVSLRPPFTDYLHIQDCIWTDPEDSAAISIAMNAAIDDFPKDNLPKIAKRLSEQFSWAQSANSHLEIYRSLINAKGTQYA